The window CTTACAACCTAGGCGACGGCATCTTAAGCCTATACACAGCCTCTCTACTCGTCATAGCGTCCGGGTTCTTCGACATGGTCGATGGAGCCGTGGCCAGACTGACCGGTAGGGTAAGCCTCCGAGGCTCGTTCTTAGATTCCACGATAGATAGGCTGGCAGACGCGTTGATAATAGGCGGCTTAACCTTGAGCGGAAGGGTCTATATCCCCGTCGGAGTAGTAGCCCTAGCCGGCTCTCTCTTGACAAGTTACATAAGGGCTAAAGCAGAGTCCGTAGGGGTTGAGATGTCGGGTATAGGCTTGGCAGAGAGAGGTGAGAGGTTGATAATACTCGCCGTTTCAGGGTTCCTAAATGCCGTGGATATAGGTGTCTGGGTTTTAGCCGTCTTATCTTCCGTCACAGTTCTCCAGAGGATTCTACACGGTTACAAAAGCCTAAGATAAGCTCAGAGTCCTAAGCGTCTTCTCCAGAAACTTTAACCCCTCTCTCAGGGTGTCTAAACCACGTTCCGTACTCTTGTAGTATTGCCTTCGGGAATCTCCCTCTACCGGAACCTTCTCGACTAAACCCTCTCGGGTCATCTTGTATAGAACCATGTATACGGTTATGGTGGCTACCGTGAAGCCGAACCTCTCCTTCAAAGCCCTCTTGATCTCGTAGGCATACATAGGCTTCTCAGACAGCATTTTAAGTATATACATCCATAGATTCTCGACCGTTAGCTTCCTAGTAAGCCTGTTATAAGCCAAGGTTAACCACTATCATCTATACCTAAGGGGCCTGCTTAGTCTTCTCTCCGCTCTAGACCTGACCTTCACGATACCGTAGTGTACGGCACATGATACGCAGTAGTTTTTGACGACCTTATACGTACCTATGTAGGCCCCTTTAGCCCTAAGCTCCTTAGCGAGCTGAGGGTCGACAGGTGAAAACCTAACAGTGATCCGTTTAATCTTATCCCTAGGCACTAGGGCACCGCAGTTGTCGCATCTAACAAGCTCAGTCCTACCCTTCGTCCCCTTGCTACGACCCCGAGATTTCCTCTTCTTAGGCATGACAACCAGCTAGAAATAAGAAAAATCA is drawn from Candidatus Bathyarchaeota archaeon and contains these coding sequences:
- a CDS encoding CDP-alcohol phosphatidyltransferase family protein, whose protein sequence is MLNRIRAEVEKRILVLAKILAAAGFKPEALSLMGLASAFLSALAYNLGDGILSLYTASLLVIASGFFDMVDGAVARLTGRVSLRGSFLDSTIDRLADALIIGGLTLSGRVYIPVGVVALAGSLLTSYIRAKAESVGVEMSGIGLAERGERLIILAVSGFLNAVDIGVWVLAVLSSVTVLQRILHGYKSLR
- a CDS encoding helix-turn-helix transcriptional regulator, producing MYILKMLSEKPMYAYEIKRALKERFGFTVATITVYMVLYKMTREGLVEKVPVEGDSRRQYYKSTERGLDTLREGLKFLEKTLRTLSLS
- a CDS encoding 30S ribosomal protein S26e, with product MPKKRKSRGRSKGTKGRTELVRCDNCGALVPRDKIKRITVRFSPVDPQLAKELRAKGAYIGTYKVVKNYCVSCAVHYGIVKVRSRAERRLSRPLRYR